Within the Negativicutes bacterium genome, the region TTGTCAAAGGGTTTATAGCTGCTATTAATAGGAAGACCATTAATAACAGTAAAATTTTCTTAAGTAAACTGTTTTTATTTAGCTTCATAATTATCCTCCTGCTAAAAACAGTAGATATCGTTAGCTGTTTTTGTAGCATAGCGCAAAGAGCATTAAATTGCTTTGTCTTTATTGTAAGATGAAGTGGGATTAATTTCAAGGGTAATTGTAAGTTGTAAGATGATAAGTAAAAAATAGGAATAATATAGAAAGTTGCTAATAGCATGAATAAAAAAACTCCTAAGTCTTTAAAAAAATTAAAAACTTAGGAGTTAATCTAAACTGAATAATAAATAGTATTACGCCCGGAATCTTTTGCTTTATATAAATTTTTATCGGCGAGTGCTAATATTTCTGTTGGTAATAAAGCTTTATCAGCAATAAGGGTAGCCACGCCGACACTACAGGTAATTTTGTTTTTAGGAGACTTCACATGTTCAATATTTAAGTTTTCAATACCCTGGCGAAGTCTTTCAGCTACTTTAATAGCACCATATAAGTTAGTGTTAGGTAGAAGGAAAACGAACTCCTCACCACCGTAACGAGCGGCTAAATCACAACTACGTTTAATGCAAGCTGAAGCAGTTTTAGCAACTTTTTTTAAGCATTCATCACCAGATAGATGTCCATAATGATCATTATATAATTTAAAGAAATCAATATCGAAAATAATAACAGATAAGGGGAGTTGACTGCGACAACTTCTAAACCATTCTTTTTCTAAAACTTCGTCAAAATGCCTGCGATTAGCGATTTTTGTCAGACCATCTAAAAATGATAATTCTAAAAGTTTGTTATTTGCTTCTTCCAACGCTTTGGTACGAGCACTGACGGTTTCTTCTAATTTTTGATTCCAACTGGAGATTATTTCGGTTGATTTTTTTTGCTCAATATATAATTGACGTAGCTTTTTATTTTTATTTTTTAAGGAGATCGACATTGCCTCTACTAAGCGGAAGGCATTGGTAAAACGCAAACATAAAATAAAGGCTTGGCAAGACATAAATGTTAACAGTCCAAATGGCAATAGTAAAGGGGTGTGGAGGATATTTTTATATTGTAATAAATCATTGATAACTGTAACTAATAAAATAATAAAGCCATAAGTAAAGATTAATGCATAAAAGAAAAATTTCTTGCGAGCCAACCATAAAGAATAAAAAATTATGGCAGAACCAGCTAAGATGTAAAGATCAAAAAAGTCGCTGTATTTTCCGTACACTTTTACATCGGTGAAAACAACTAACAGTGAAAAAAATAAAACAATTGGCAGACTGAATTTAATGAGCTTTTGCATAGGTTTGGTAGGATATAGTGAATAAAGAAAGCGGATTATTGTTATTGTTCCGAGATAATAAGTTAGATATTCAATTTTTGTGAGAAGCTCCCATGGTAGGTCTGGGAACAGTGTTAAAATGTAACGTTGAGAGGTTACAGCTGTTCTAAGACCGATAATTAAACATAATAATCCAAAATGGAAAGCTGAAAAATCTTTTTTGCGGGAAGTGAATAAGGTGAAATGGTAAATACCCATAATAATTAAACTGCCGATTAACAAGACGTCAATAGTTAAGTTTTTGCGGTCAAGCAGTTGGATCTGTTGCGGAGTCCCTAAGTAAATGCTGGAATTAATACCGCCAAATAAATTAGTGAAATTAGCTATTTGAATAACAATATTATTAGCCCCAGCTTGTGTTTCAAATTGTAATTCTTGAGTAGCGTATTGAGGAAAAGCACTGTTAGTAGTTGTTCCAACGGTGCCAATGCTAGATAATTGTTTGCCATTTATCCAAATATTATAAGAGGTCGAGATATGTGGAAGTAAAATTGAAAGTTGTTGGGATGGTTGGTCAATATTGAACGTCAAACTGTAAGTTGCATAGCCATCGGGTGGCAACTTAGCATCAGTAGAATATAGCTGATTGCCGTTCCAGACCCCAGGAATTGTTGCTAAAGATATTTCATGGTCTTGCTTTAAATCACTAGGTGCTAATAATTGTTGCCAATAAAATTTCCATTCACCATCTAAACGAACTGGTGTGTTGAGGTTTGAAATATTGATAACTCCATTATGAGCTTGTTGTTGCGAGGGTATAGATATTTGCCAATAAAATATAATTGATAAAAACAAGCATAAAATTACGA harbors:
- a CDS encoding diguanylate cyclase, translated to MGKKALASILSFVILCLFLSIIFYWQISIPSQQQAHNGVINISNLNTPVRLDGEWKFYWQQLLAPSDLKQDHEISLATIPGVWNGNQLYSTDAKLPPDGYATYSLTFNIDQPSQQLSILLPHISTSYNIWINGKQLSSIGTVGTTTNSAFPQYATQELQFETQAGANNIVIQIANFTNLFGGINSSIYLGTPQQIQLLDRKNLTIDVLLIGSLIIMGIYHFTLFTSRKKDFSAFHFGLLCLIIGLRTAVTSQRYILTLFPDLPWELLTKIEYLTYYLGTITIIRFLYSLYPTKPMQKLIKFSLPIVLFFSLLVVFTDVKVYGKYSDFFDLYILAGSAIIFYSLWLARKKFFFYALIFTYGFIILLVTVINDLLQYKNILHTPLLLPFGLLTFMSCQAFILCLRFTNAFRLVEAMSISLKNKNKKLRQLYIEQKKSTEIISSWNQKLEETVSARTKALEEANNKLLELSFLDGLTKIANRRHFDEVLEKEWFRSCRSQLPLSVIIFDIDFFKLYNDHYGHLSGDECLKKVAKTASACIKRSCDLAARYGGEEFVFLLPNTNLYGAIKVAERLRQGIENLNIEHVKSPKNKITCSVGVATLIADKALLPTEILALADKNLYKAKDSGRNTIYYSV